A region from the Colwellia sp. PAMC 21821 genome encodes:
- a CDS encoding EAL domain-containing protein, with product MQNNSKIKILVSDDDLTARIIMQETLASDSIEVIEAENGQRAIEQFEKHLPALILLDVSMPLKNGFEVCEHIRALESGKHVPIIMVTGSDDLDSIHRSYSVGATDFIAKPIKWEILGERVKYILRASQAFADQMSQQKELHKLAFYDALTGLPNRLLLLKDLQRFLAMARRNNYQAAMLYIDLDRFKRINDTMGHSIGDKLLRKVAHRLQENMRDSDVFSQIGDEELMSNGQLSSFGGDEFTIFLSKLSNANEAMLVAERVIQSFVKPFKLEQYEVVITPSIGISMFPNDGDTAELLLKNADTAMYSAKEAGRSCFKFYCDSMNATAAALLQLEQDLRMALKSGEILPFYQPQICAKTGNIVSVEALVRWLPVAGGIIPPDEFIPIAEETGLINELGLLVLQQSCKQAKQWLDNGNEVRVAVNVSGHQFRQANFTQIVAQTLNIYNLPPHLLELELTESVIMSDAEENINRLIELKDLGVTLAVDDFGTGYSSLSYLKKFPIDILKIDRSFMCDVNSAPDDIAIVEAILALAKSLNLGVIAEGIEEPAQLEILKNTQHLLLQGYLFSRPLNAEKVTPLLKQNFTHLMQNK from the coding sequence TTGCAAAATAATTCGAAAATTAAAATATTAGTCAGTGATGACGACCTCACTGCTCGAATTATCATGCAAGAAACACTTGCCAGCGACAGCATAGAGGTTATTGAAGCTGAAAATGGCCAACGCGCTATTGAGCAATTCGAAAAACACCTGCCTGCCCTAATTTTACTAGACGTATCTATGCCACTTAAGAACGGCTTTGAAGTGTGTGAGCACATACGTGCCCTTGAAAGTGGAAAGCATGTTCCCATTATTATGGTGACCGGGTCGGACGATTTAGATTCAATTCATAGATCCTATTCCGTTGGCGCAACAGACTTTATTGCGAAACCGATTAAATGGGAAATACTAGGTGAGCGAGTAAAGTACATACTACGCGCAAGCCAAGCCTTCGCTGACCAAATGTCACAACAAAAAGAACTACATAAACTCGCTTTTTACGATGCGTTAACAGGATTGCCTAATAGGCTCTTGTTATTAAAAGATCTACAACGCTTTTTAGCCATGGCTCGTCGCAACAACTATCAGGCGGCTATGTTATACATAGATTTAGATAGGTTTAAGCGAATCAACGATACCATGGGGCATAGTATTGGTGATAAGTTACTGCGCAAAGTTGCTCATCGGCTACAAGAAAACATGAGAGATAGTGATGTTTTTTCCCAAATTGGTGATGAAGAACTTATGAGCAACGGTCAGTTGTCGAGTTTTGGCGGTGATGAGTTTACCATTTTTTTAAGTAAGTTGAGCAATGCCAATGAAGCTATGCTGGTTGCTGAACGTGTTATTCAAAGTTTTGTTAAACCATTTAAGTTAGAGCAATATGAAGTAGTGATCACCCCCAGCATTGGTATTTCGATGTTTCCCAACGATGGTGATACTGCCGAACTATTACTAAAAAATGCTGACACAGCAATGTATTCCGCCAAAGAAGCTGGGCGCAGTTGTTTTAAGTTTTACTGTGACTCAATGAATGCAACCGCGGCCGCGCTTTTACAGCTCGAACAAGATCTGCGTATGGCACTTAAATCAGGTGAAATACTTCCTTTTTATCAACCGCAAATTTGTGCAAAAACAGGCAATATTGTTAGTGTTGAAGCGCTTGTAAGATGGTTACCCGTAGCCGGAGGCATAATTCCACCCGATGAGTTTATTCCAATTGCAGAAGAAACCGGCTTAATTAATGAACTAGGGCTCTTAGTACTTCAACAGAGTTGTAAGCAAGCTAAACAATGGCTAGACAACGGTAACGAAGTGCGAGTCGCCGTTAATGTATCGGGTCACCAGTTTAGGCAAGCAAACTTTACTCAAATTGTCGCGCAAACACTCAATATATATAACTTACCTCCGCATTTACTCGAGTTAGAGTTGACCGAGTCGGTAATTATGAGTGACGCTGAAGAAAATATTAACCGCTTAATAGAGCTAAAAGATTTAGGTGTAACTTTGGCGGTTGATGATTTTGGTACCGGCTACTCTTCGTTGAGTTATTTGAAAAAATTCCCGATAGATATTCTCAAAATCGATCGTTCTTTTATGTGTGATGTTAATTCCGCACCCGATGATATTGCTATTGTAGAAGCAATTTTAGCCTTAGCTAAAAGTTTGAATCTTGGGGTAATTGCCGAAGGTATAGAAGAGCCGGCACAATTAGAAATATTGAAAAACACTCAACATTTATTGTTGCAAGGGTATTTGTTTTCTCGTCCTTTGAATGCTGAAAAAGTGACACCGCTGTTAAA
- a CDS encoding DUF1328 family protein, whose product MLSWALTFFVIAIIAAIFGFGGIAGAAAGIAKIIFFIFVVLLVISLLANAIRGKSP is encoded by the coding sequence ATGTTAAGCTGGGCTCTTACTTTTTTTGTTATTGCGATTATCGCAGCAATATTTGGTTTTGGTGGTATAGCTGGTGCAGCGGCTGGTATTGCCAAAATTATATTTTTTATTTTCGTTGTATTGTTGGTTATTTCATTACTCGCCAATGCAATTCGTGGTAAATCACCATAA
- a CDS encoding VOC family protein, giving the protein MITNPVGWFEIYVNDLVRAKFFYESVLNTSLESLGNITNEDIEMLAFPSNFDVYGAGGALVKISGIKAGGNSTLIYFSCDDCAVEESRLLSSGGKIQRSKMSIGDYGFITLGIDTEGNIFGLHSLK; this is encoded by the coding sequence ATGATAACAAATCCTGTGGGTTGGTTTGAAATCTACGTTAACGACTTAGTTCGAGCTAAATTCTTTTATGAGTCTGTGCTCAACACGAGTTTGGAGTCCTTGGGGAACATCACTAATGAAGATATTGAAATGTTAGCTTTCCCATCAAATTTTGATGTTTATGGCGCTGGAGGTGCTCTCGTAAAAATATCTGGTATTAAAGCTGGTGGTAATAGTACGCTTATTTATTTTTCCTGTGATGATTGTGCCGTCGAAGAGTCCCGACTTTTATCGTCTGGCGGAAAAATTCAACGATCAAAAATGTCCATTGGTGACTATGGTTTTATCACACTTGGCATTGATACTGAAGGTAATATATTTGGCCTACATTCACTGAAATAG
- a CDS encoding NAD-dependent succinate-semialdehyde dehydrogenase, whose amino-acid sequence MSNSIETINPFTEKKIKEYTLMTHDEAKGAVENANECFNKWKLVDVAERVKLANSLARVIKDNEKELVQLMVDEMGKVQSQGEQEVALCVEICKYTASIAEKALANEERDYEQGKALVTYQPIGVILGIQPWNFPLYQVIRYSITNVVAGNTTVMKHASNVFGMAQKIQSLYEQAGFPKYAYQSLLINGETANKLISHDDIKGVTFTGSDEIGKLVAEEAAKHSKKTVLELGSNDAYMVLDDADIPLAIEACVKGRVINNGETCVSAKRFIITEKNYDKFKQGFKQAMMQLKLGDPKADDTDLGPMARKDLREKLHEQVSESIKCGATVICGCEIPEGKGFFYPASILENVSPNMPAYDDELFGPVAALIKANDDEDAMRIANDSRYGLGGGIFSQNEEHAIELAVKHFNTGMVNINGYGLARPNLPFGGVKNSGYGREHGGFGLKEFVNVKSIMINRSTSK is encoded by the coding sequence ATGAGTAATTCAATAGAAACGATCAATCCTTTTACTGAGAAAAAGATAAAAGAATATACCTTGATGACGCATGACGAGGCTAAGGGAGCTGTAGAAAATGCTAACGAATGCTTCAACAAATGGAAACTTGTCGACGTTGCAGAAAGGGTAAAATTAGCTAATTCACTAGCACGAGTTATAAAAGATAATGAGAAAGAGTTAGTTCAACTGATGGTTGACGAAATGGGTAAAGTTCAATCCCAAGGTGAGCAAGAGGTGGCGCTTTGCGTTGAAATTTGCAAATATACGGCGAGCATCGCGGAGAAAGCTTTAGCTAATGAAGAGCGTGATTATGAACAGGGGAAAGCGCTAGTAACTTATCAGCCAATAGGCGTGATCTTAGGAATTCAACCATGGAATTTTCCGCTGTATCAGGTAATAAGATATAGCATTACTAATGTAGTTGCCGGTAACACGACAGTGATGAAACATGCGTCAAACGTTTTTGGTATGGCACAAAAAATTCAATCGCTTTACGAACAAGCCGGATTTCCAAAGTATGCATACCAGTCGTTGCTTATTAATGGCGAAACAGCCAATAAGCTAATCAGTCATGATGATATTAAGGGCGTTACTTTTACTGGCAGCGATGAAATTGGTAAGTTAGTAGCAGAAGAAGCAGCTAAACATAGTAAAAAGACAGTATTAGAACTAGGTAGCAACGATGCTTATATGGTTTTAGACGATGCTGATATACCCTTAGCGATAGAAGCTTGTGTCAAAGGGCGAGTTATTAATAACGGAGAAACATGTGTTTCTGCAAAGCGTTTTATCATTACCGAAAAAAATTATGATAAATTTAAACAGGGCTTTAAACAAGCCATGATGCAACTCAAATTAGGTGATCCTAAAGCAGATGATACAGACTTAGGGCCTATGGCAAGAAAAGATTTACGTGAAAAATTACACGAGCAAGTGAGCGAATCTATTAAATGTGGTGCAACTGTAATTTGTGGTTGTGAAATTCCTGAAGGAAAAGGCTTCTTTTATCCTGCATCTATTTTAGAAAATGTGAGCCCGAATATGCCAGCATACGATGACGAATTGTTTGGTCCAGTTGCTGCGCTTATCAAGGCCAATGATGATGAAGATGCTATGAGAATTGCTAATGATTCTCGCTATGGCTTAGGCGGTGGTATTTTCTCTCAAAACGAGGAACACGCTATAGAACTTGCGGTGAAGCACTTTAATACCGGTATGGTTAACATTAATGGTTATGGTTTGGCGCGCCCTAATCTCCCGTTTGGCGGGGTCAAGAATAGTGGCTATGGCCGAGAACATGGTGGCTTTGGTTTAAAAGAATTTGTTAACGTTAAATCTATAATGATTAATCGTTCAACATCAAAGTAA
- a CDS encoding SDR family oxidoreductase — translation MKKTLIIGASGQIGKKLTQLMLNDGNDVVALVRDKSKLSDITDKNLHVIEADLTGNFGHAFKQCTNVVFVAGSGGETGADKTILIDLWAACRSADYAKENAVKHFILVSSIGADAPSTGPESIQPYLIAKHVADEHLMRSGLHYSIVRPGTLTNDDAKGKFTTERPAQKGDATVTREDVAKALLFIVNNPSKENTLTELFNGSKNISETFK, via the coding sequence ATGAAAAAAACATTAATTATTGGTGCAAGTGGTCAAATTGGAAAAAAACTTACTCAACTTATGCTAAATGATGGTAATGATGTGGTTGCGCTTGTTCGTGATAAAAGTAAATTATCAGATATCACAGATAAAAATTTACATGTTATTGAAGCTGATCTTACTGGGAATTTCGGGCACGCTTTTAAGCAGTGTACCAATGTAGTATTTGTTGCTGGATCCGGTGGTGAAACAGGGGCAGATAAAACGATATTGATCGATTTATGGGCGGCTTGCCGATCAGCAGATTATGCAAAAGAAAATGCGGTGAAGCACTTTATATTGGTTAGTTCAATAGGCGCTGACGCACCGTCAACAGGACCTGAAAGTATACAGCCTTACTTAATTGCCAAACATGTGGCTGATGAACATTTGATGCGCAGTGGGCTACATTACTCCATTGTTCGCCCTGGCACATTAACCAATGATGATGCTAAAGGTAAATTCACAACAGAAAGGCCCGCACAAAAAGGCGATGCTACAGTAACACGTGAAGACGTAGCGAAAGCACTGTTATTTATTGTTAATAATCCGTCTAAAGAAAACACTTTAACTGAGCTCTTTAATGGGAGTAAAAACATTAGTGAGACATTCAAATAA
- a CDS encoding MAPEG family protein, giving the protein MIAVSNSAYLGFYLYLVMVLVQWAVATYSKAKQPNAIPGKMDENLSHDSFIFRAHRTYHNTLENSTLFVSTVLFAFVLNFQSPIFAICVWVYVASRIIHMVLYYAIATEKNPSPRSYFFLMGVIANVIMLVLIGLRLMHY; this is encoded by the coding sequence ATGATTGCAGTGAGTAATTCGGCATATTTGGGGTTTTACCTATACTTAGTGATGGTGCTTGTTCAGTGGGCGGTGGCTACCTATAGCAAGGCAAAGCAACCAAATGCCATCCCTGGGAAAATGGACGAAAACTTATCTCACGATAGCTTTATATTTAGAGCCCATCGTACATATCACAACACACTAGAGAACAGTACACTATTCGTAAGTACCGTGCTTTTCGCCTTTGTTCTTAACTTTCAAAGCCCCATTTTTGCGATATGCGTATGGGTTTATGTTGCCTCGAGAATTATCCATATGGTGTTGTACTATGCTATTGCAACCGAAAAAAATCCGAGCCCTCGCAGTTACTTCTTCTTAATGGGTGTCATTGCCAATGTAATTATGTTGGTATTGATTGGACTAAGGTTAATGCATTATTAA